ACTCGCTCTCGTTCCTGTCGAACGACCAGCTCAAGCAACTCACGGCGCTCGATCGCCGCGTGACGGCGCAGGGCGATTCGATTTTGAATCCGCTGGTGCAGTACCTGGCCGCGCTGCCGGGGTCGTACAGCCGGTCGGAGGTGATGGCGCGCGTGCTCGACGTTCAGGTGAAGATGTTCGACATCGCGCTCGAGGGGATGCGCGATGCGGGAAAGATCTTGAGTCCGGAGCAGATCAACGAGTTCCCGCCGGCGCTGCGCTCGGCGTTCGACATCAATCGATTGAAGACGATCCGGCCGGTGGCGGGATTTTTCCCGAATTACTGACCGGTGGACCGGTCCACCGGTCCACCGGTCCACCGACTAATGCGCCGTCGCCAACTCCTCGTCTTTCACCTTCGCCGACTCCTCGATGATCTTCTGCTGCGTCTCGTGCGGCGCTTCCTCGTACCCCTTGAACCGCCGCCTGAACGTCGCGCGTCCCTGCGTCATCGACGACATCGAGCTCGCGTAGCCGTGCAACTCTGCCTGCGGCACGATCGCGCGGATTCGTGTACCGCCGTCGGCCGGCTCCGTGCCGAGAATGTGTCCGCGCCGCGACGAGAGATCGCCCAGCACGTCGCCCATGTAGTCGTCGGGCGTATCGATCTCGAGCTCGTCGAGCGGCTCGAGCAGCGTCGGCTTGCACTTGGGCGCCACCGCCTTGAACGCGAGGATGCCCGCCATCTTGAACGACATTTCGTTCGAGTCGACGGTGTGATACGAGCCATCGAACACCTCGACCTGGAAGTCCACCAACGGGTATCCGGCGAGGATCCCGCGGACGGACGCCTCTTGAATACCCCTGTCGACCGCCGGGATGTACTGCCTCGGAATCGAGCCGCCGACGATCTCGTCGACGAACTGGTAGCCTGAGCCGCGCGGCAGCGGCGCGAATCGCACCCAGCAGTCGCCGAACTGGCCGCGGCCGCCGGACTGCTTCTTGTGGCGCCCCTGCCCTTCGCCCTTGCCCTTGATCGTCTCGCGATAGGCGATGCGAGGCTTCGACAGCTCCGCGGTCACGCTGAATTTCCGCTTGAGCTTCGACATCCCCACCTCGAGATGCCGCTCGCCGAGTCCCGACACGATCGTCTCGTGCGTCTCGGCATTGTAGTGCACCTCGAAGGTCGGGTCCTCGTCGTGGAGTCGATGCAGACCGGCTTGAAGCTTTTCTTCATCCGCGCGGTTGGCGGCATGGACTGCCATCGAGATCACGCCCTCGGGGAACGCGACCAGCGGAAGGCGTACCGGATGCTGGCGCGTCGACAGCGTGTCGTTGGTGTGCGTGTTCCGGAGCTTGGCGACGCAGCCGATGTCGCCGGCGTGCAGCGTCTGGATCTCGATGCGCTCCTTTCCCTGCGCGATCGAGAGGTGATTCAGCTTCTCGACCCCGCTCCGCGTGGCGTTGTACAACTCGTCGCCGTTGTTGATCACGCCCGAGAAGAGACGGAAGAAGGTCACGTCGCCGACGTGCGGCTCGGACATC
The DNA window shown above is from Gemmatimonadaceae bacterium and carries:
- the fusA gene encoding elongation factor G → MREYKGSEIRNIAVVGHGASGKTSLVDALAFVSGSSKRHGSVKDGTALTDHAAEEIERGYSINLGPAFAEWQDTKINLIDTPGYLDFQGDAVAGLAAADGALVVVSATSGVEVGTEKMFREAVARRDPVLFVVSMMDKEHADFDRIYQQIKTRLSNKVIPVEVPVGQAHTFHGVVNLFTKKAHQFKKGLKTGEYEETEVPDEAKEIFDRYYAELIESISATDDTLLEHYLEGTEIAREEAIVAMKEAMKRMELFPLFVVSNELNYGMQAILSTIVELMPNAFEMEELHAFKGAEGDATVEIHATDTLTPVAHVFKTMSEPHVGDVTFFRLFSGVINNGDELYNATRSGVEKLNHLSIAQGKERIEIQTLHAGDIGCVAKLRNTHTNDTLSTRQHPVRLPLVAFPEGVISMAVHAANRADEEKLQAGLHRLHDEDPTFEVHYNAETHETIVSGLGERHLEVGMSKLKRKFSVTAELSKPRIAYRETIKGKGEGQGRHKKQSGGRGQFGDCWVRFAPLPRGSGYQFVDEIVGGSIPRQYIPAVDRGIQEASVRGILAGYPLVDFQVEVFDGSYHTVDSNEMSFKMAGILAFKAVAPKCKPTLLEPLDELEIDTPDDYMGDVLGDLSSRRGHILGTEPADGGTRIRAIVPQAELHGYASSMSSMTQGRATFRRRFKGYEEAPHETQQKIIEESAKVKDEELATAH